A genome region from Fusarium musae strain F31 chromosome 5, whole genome shotgun sequence includes the following:
- a CDS encoding hypothetical protein (EggNog:ENOG41), translated as MLSHPSSLVQRPKVTFLGLPLELRQQIYHEYFKVDGGYVYDGDSDKLVQADGQPISMSLRYACRSVAEETKSIPFKLNSITFSTLYRKDLQHQAAIHSNLIRFHTVLLSALLLRMRRCVTPEMFDQVDEIAPQYLGCIKELISVYLRSDGDPRFPPEDFRAVAAFDNEATLTGANLSWYDSTVGFQRAIVCILRQVNLKNAADIAEAINEVLPGWSDSFSPEELFNLTFDHWDIPSLFCLREAAERLQRHRFLESLGNWHRVQDNDSGFLDARYKGPRYRYRRKYWFSATAVAIRFLKRLSSAQRGYLHKLVLNEDRISVGFPESHAMGMIPFCKENPKLHLEQRVDVWNNLVMSSERPTAYRLINMYFERSEPEAGEFYSIDHIDGPDQDSYFTNWVVHGLEVVKAGMPAGSWSVVFDGDPDLNLATDLFTTLLKRTIVWHSFYSDCVSLGLFTNQIHPDYPFTTVTSDGRAPERKRGSIFQCNFNLDRPWNLDKITADHDIHNDKHEGNLSFWLSAVDWTSEPIDFRISSPTVDIRKLRLVCFERERISDD; from the coding sequence ATGCTATCGCATCCTTCATCACTCGTTCAAAGGCCCAAGGTTACCTTCCTAGGTCTTCCATTGGAGCTACGCCAGCAAATCTACCATGAATACTTCAAAGTCGATGGCGGTTATGTCTACGATGGCGACTCCGACAAACTGGTTCAGGCTGATGGCCAGCCTATCAGCATGTCCCTACGCTATGCTTGCCGATCTGTTGCTGAAGAAACAAAGTCAATCCCGTTCAAGCTCAATTCCATCACCTTCTCGACCCTTTATCGCAAAGACCTTCAGCATCAAGCGGCAATACACAGTAACCTCATTCGGTTCCATACCGTGTTACTATCTGCCCTTCTACTACGAATGAGACGTTGTGTCACTCCTGAAATGTTTGACCAAGTCGATGAGATAGCTCCACAATACTTGGGCTGTATCAAGGAGCTGATCAGCGTCTACCTCCGATCCGATGGAGACCCTAGGTTTCCCCCAGAAGATTTCCGGGCTGTTGCGGCCTTCGACAACGAAGCAACTCTCACTGGAGCAAATTTGAGTTGGTATGATAGTACTGTTGGATTCCAACGCGCCATTGTTTGCATCCTCCGCCAAGTCAATTTGAAGAACGCAGCCGATATCGCGGAAGCTATCAATGAGGTTTTGCCAGGGTGGTCAGACTCATTCTCACCAGAGGAACTTTTCAACCTGACGTTCGATCATTGGGACATTCCCTCGCTTTTCTGCCTCAGAGAAGCCGCAGAGCGTCTACAACGACACCGCTTCTTGGAAAGCTTAGGTAACTGGCACCGAGTCCAAGACAATGACTCGGGATTCTTAGATGCGAGGTATAAGGGGCCGAGGTACAGATATCGCCGAAAATACTGGTTCTCGGCAACAGCTGTCGCTATCAGATTTCTCAAGCGTTTATCATCAGCTCAACGCGGATATTTACACAAGCTGGTACTAAACGAAGACAGGATCTCAGTTGGGTTTCCCGAGTCCCACGCGATGGGGATGATTCCCTTTTGCAAGGAGAACCCTAAGTTGCATCTTGAACAACGCGTTGATGTCTGGAACAATCTCGTGATGAGTTCCGAGAGACCAACAGCCTACAGGCTAATCAACATGTACTTTGAACGAAGCGAGCCAGAAGCCGGAGAATTCTACTCCATAGACCATATCGATGGACCAGATCAGGACTCCTACTTCACCAACTGGGTTGTTCATGGATTAGAGGTTGTAAAGGCAGGGATGCCTGCGGGATCTTGGTCCGTTGTATTCGACGGAGATCCTGACCTCAATCTCGCTACCGACCTTTTCACCACGCTTCTCAAACGGACTATTGTTTGGCATAGCTTTTACAGCGATTGCGTTTCTTTAGGTCTTTTCACAAACCAAATCCATCCTGACTACCCATTTACCACTGTCACATCAGACGGGAGAGCTCCTGAGCGCAAGAGAGGTTCAATCTTCCAATGCAACTTCAATCTTGATCGACCATGGAACCTGGACAAGATAACCGCCGATCACGACATACACAATGATAAACATGAAGGGAACTTGAGTTTCTGGCTGAGTGCCGTGGATTGGACGTCTGAACCTATAGATTTTCGCATCTCAAGCCCAACGGTGGATATTAGAAAGCTACGCCTTGTCTGCTTTGAGCGGGAAAGGATCTCGGACGATTGA
- a CDS encoding hypothetical protein (EggNog:ENOG41~MEROPS:MER0000928): MPSIHALLTASLAFASIALGAPAAQDKKFTVEQVKNPKFIKNGPLALAHVYAKYGVPLPKGLEKAVKAVRPPHAHSKRQSGSGSATTTPSDEDVEWLTPVQIGTPAQTFNLDFDTGSSDLWVFSTETTGSSGHDEYNPAKSSTAKKLSGATWKISYGDGSSSSGDVYKDKVSVGGLVVSSQAVEAAQKVSSEFEQETGLDGLLGLGFSSINTVKPTQQKTFFDNAASTLSSPVFTADLKHQKPGKYNFGFIDSTAYTGKIGYASVDSSEGFWEFTSTGYGIGSAAINRSPITGIADTGTTLLLLPDDVNSAYYAKVSGARYSSSYGGYVFSCSATLPSFSFVVGGVTITIPGSYINYAPVQDGSTTCLGGIQPSDDIGINIFGDIALKAAFVVFDGGNQQVGWAKKTL, encoded by the coding sequence ATGCCTTCCATCCACGCTCTCCTCACAGCCTCTTTGGCCTTTGCTTCCATTGCCCTCGGCGCCCCTGCTGCTCAGGACAAGAAGTTCACCGTTGAGCAAGTCAAGAAccccaagttcatcaagaacgGCCCTCTCGCCCTCGCCCACGTCTACGCCAAGTATGGCGTTCCTCTTCCCAAGGGTCTCGAgaaggctgtcaaggccGTGAGACCTCCTCATGCCCACTCCAAGCGTCAAAGTGGTAGCGGCAGCGCCACGACTACACCCTCCGACGAGGATGTTGAGTGGTTGACACCCGTCCAAATCGGTACTCCTGCTCAGACATTCAACTTGGACTTCGACACTGGCTCTTCAGATCTCTGGGTCTTCAGCACCGAGACTACTGGCAGCAGCGGTCATGATGAATATAACCCTGCCAAGAGCAGcacagccaagaagctctctgGCGCTACATGGAAGATCAGCTATGGTGACGGAAGCTCCTCCTCTGGAGATGTCTACAAGGACAAGGTCTCTGTCGGTGGCCTCGTTGTGAGCTCCCAGGCCGTTGAGGCCGCCCAGAAGGTCTCCTCCGAGTTCGAGCAAGAGACTGGCCTCGATGGTCTCCTCGGTCTTGGCTTCAGCTCCATCAACACCGTCAAGCCTACACAGCAGAAGACCTTTTTCGACAATGCTGCCAGCACCCTGAGCTCTCCTGTCTTCACCGCTGATCTGAAGCACCAGAAGCCCGGAAAGTACAACTTCGGCTTCATTGACAGCACTGCCTACACTGGCAAGATTGGATATGCCTCCGTCGACTCCTCCGAGGGCTTCTGGGAGTTTACTTCTACTGGATACGGCATTGGCTCCGCCGCCATCAACAGGAGCCCCATCACTGGTATTGCTGATACTGGTActactcttctcctccttcccGACGATGTCAACTCCGCATACTATGCCAAGGTCAGCGGTGCCCGATACAGCTCTAGCTACGGCGGATATGTCTTCAGCTGCTCTGCTACCCTCCcgagcttcagcttcgttGTTGGCGGCGTTACCATCACCATCCCTGGCTCTTACATCAACTATGCCCCTGTTCAGGACGGATCTACTACCTGCCTTGGTGGTATCCAGCCAAGCGACGACATTGGCATCAACATCTTTGGTGACAttgctctcaaggctgcGTTCGTCGTTTTCGATGGTGGTAACCAACAGGTTGGCTGGGCTAAGAAGACACTGTAA
- a CDS encoding hypothetical protein (EggNog:ENOG41), whose protein sequence is MCVNPAADGLDGYLGLLRTKLILQEALLDQWQRDWLDQPASKRIDIQKQRILQRHKDAVLASLTTVKILLESLEPLREASRSELALERLKLVTGGTEEHDKTLVQISAVLSDLYRLLPTRDPNIALSQTVSSLEHIGNNQQVLFQDSDSTQHVIQPDKLKRAINFRQLGYDLDQDLEKRVAAFKSSTGDADLTIRSDRVRILKDDDVAGGLRSLGTLDSNTPIVIEWKRYDITWKGQKGIRLRGRIQNIARLLHADTKPEELLTLNCLGVFDDIEKSRYGLIFGYPLGTSQQTDLVSLQTLIKSPTPETLPTLGDRYRMAYTLSLSLAVLHAAGWFHKSIRSHNIMIPVRRNQPIWSQPYLVGFEFSRPDSADETTEKPEQSVRFNLYRHPSAQGIPGESYRQGFDIYSLGVVLLEIGLWRVAWSLRRDDENPAKFKEVLLSKVDDRLAHFMGTEYQEAVRSCLNGDLDHGEGSVIRAFYNEVAETMCSLAESQPL, encoded by the exons ATGTGCGTAAACCCCGCAGCTGATG GTCTCGATGGATATCTGGGTCTGCTGCgtactaagcttatactCCAAGAGGCTTTGTTAGACCAGTGGCAGAGAGACTGGCTTGATCAACCGGCCTCTAAGCGAATCGACATTCAGAAACAACGAATTCTTCAGAGACACAAAGATGCGGTTCTCGCCTCATTAACAACAGTCAAAATACTACTCGAGTCACTGGAACCACTTCGTGAGGCCTCGAGATCAGAACTTGCACTCGAGCGCCTGAAGTTGGTGACCGGTGGGACGGAAGAGCATGATAAGACGCTTGTGCAAATAAGCGCAGTCCTCAGCGACTTGTATCGCTTGCTACCGACTCGAGACCCAAATATTGCCCTTTCACAGACTGTTTCGTCGCTGGAGCATATCGGCAACAACCAGCAAGTACTATTTCAAGACAGCGACTCGACTCAACATGTGATACAACCTGATAAGCTCAAACGAGCTATCAACTTTCGCCAACTGGGATATGACCTAGATCAAGACCTGGAAAAACGAGTCGCGGCGTTTAAAAGCAGTACTGGTGATGCTGATCTCACTATTCGCTCAGACAGAGTCAGAATTttgaaagatgatgatgtcgctgGCGGATTAAGAAGCCTTGGAACACTTGACTCAAATACTCCGATAGTGATCGAGTGGAAGCGTTACGACATTACCTGGAAAGGACAGAAAGGGATCAGACTCAGGGGAAGAATCCAGAACATTGCGCGGCTCTTGCACGCTGATACGAAACCCGAAGAACTCCTGACTCTCAACTGTCTAGGAGTGTTTGATGACATTGAAAAGAGTCGATATGGCCTGATCTTTGGATATCCTTTAGGAACCAGTCAACAAACAGATCTGGTATCTCTACAAACGTTGATCAAATCACCAACGCCTGAGACTCTACCAACATTGGGTGACCGATATCGTATGGCTTATACCCTGTCACTCTCACTGGCCGTCCTTCATGCGGCGGGATGGTTCCATAAGAGCATCAGAAGCCATAATATCATGATTCCAGTGCGGCGCAACCAGCCCATCTGGTCTCAGCCATACCTCGTCGGATTTGAATTCTCCCGTCCAGATTCAGCGGATGAGACCACCGAAAAGCCCGAACAAAGCGTACGTTTCAATCTTTATCGTCATCCTTCCGCACAGGGTATTCCAGGAGAATCATACCGTCAAGGCTTCGACATCTACAGTCTCGGCGTCGTGCTTCTCGAAATTGGTCTATGGCGTGTAGCATGGAGCCTGCGTCGTGACGACGAAAACcccgccaagttcaaggaagTGTTGCTCAGCAAGGTAGACGACAGGCTAGCTCACTTCATGGGGACAGAGTATCAAGAGGCGGTAAGGAGTTGCCTGAACGGTGATTTGGATCATGGGGAGGGATCGGTGATACGGGCTTTCTACAATGAGGTTGCGGAAACTATGTGCTCATTGGCGGAGTCACAGCCATTATGA
- a CDS encoding hypothetical protein (EggNog:ENOG41): MVFFITLAYIAISIDASGIIRWLAFKVLSWGGKVGHRLFFYLYSFFFLLGSFIGNDPIILSGTAFLAYMTRVSSNITSPRAWIFTQFAIANIASAILVSSNPTNLVLAGAFDIKFIVYTANMIVPVVVTAVVLFPFLLYVIFADEKLIPSKIEMHSLPEEARAQRPVNPNIPYVQHQVEDAESASEGMTLSLAYIMNPFLDKKGAMFGALIMSATLITVLALNAASAGSGEHPVFWVTLPAATVMFCWDLGFGWLHRKETRQTAAHYRREMERARAERARFAAEYAGTSQDKSEPDTDTVTGLPDNQASEDYGQTHGISLTPLQTSNDQPNSHSIPKVILSNTAGNSPVIISGSLPQSPNSGPSSPSDQNTLHPEALSTLPSPQMEPEKLEAARPMETEPEERSTLLSEARKGYASLEKAYGWLQETFPTVMAVMAHLPFALVPFAFAMFVLVQALVSKGWVNVFAYGWYHWSKRTGTVGSIGGMGFLSCVLSNFSGTNIGTTILLSRIIQAWKEINCHDAQLISNRTYWGTIYSMAVGVNYGAFSTAFSASLAGLLWRDILARKHIHVKSHEFARVNFPIIAISMAVGCLILVGEVYIVRDNSPYSTFEKACPNN, encoded by the exons AtggtcttcttcatcactttGGCCTATATTGCCATTTCTATCGATGCGTCGGGTATCATTCGATGGCTGGCCTTCAAGGTGTTGTCGTGGGGAGGAAAGGTTGGCCATCGGCTGTTCTTCTACCTTTATtcgttcttcttccttctcggcaGCTTCATCGGAAATGATCCTATCATTTTATCTGGAACGGCCTTCCTCGCCTACATGACGCGCGTATCGAGCAACATCACGAGCCCACGAGCATGGATCTTTACTCAATTCGCAATCGCCAACATCGCATCAGCAATCCTCGTCTCTTCAAACCCAACAAACCTCGTCCTCGCTGGAGCATTCGACATCAAGTTCATCGTCTACACCGCCAACATGATAGTCCCCGTCGTCGTCACCGCCGTTGTCCTCTTCCCGTTTCTGCTCTACGTCATCTTCGCTGACGAAAAGCTTATCCCTTCCAAGATTGAGATGCACAGCTTACCAGAAGAGGCTAGGGCCCAACGGCCCGTGAACCCCAACATCCCCTACGTGCAGCACCAAGTCGAGGATGCCGAAAGTGCAAGCGAGGGGATGACGCTGTCGCTCGCGTACATCATGAATCCTTTCCTTGACAAAAAGGGCGCTATGTTTGGTGCGCTTATCATGTCCGCGACGCTCATCACTGTTCTGGCTCTCAATGCTGCTAGTGCCGGAAGTGGAGAGCACCCTGTTTTCTGGGTGACTCTTCCAGCGGCAACTGTCATGTTCTGTTGGGATTTAGGCTTTGGGTGGTTGCATCGCAAGGAGACGCGGCAAACGGCAGCTCATTATCGACGAGAGATGGAGCGTGCCAGAGCTGAACGCGCTCGATTTGCAGCTGAATATGCTGGGACTTCACAGGATAAGTCTGAACCGGATACCGACACGGTGACTGGTCTTCCTGATAACCAGGCCTCGGAAGATTATGGCCAGACTCATGGCATTTCTCTCACCCCGCTACAAACCTCCAATGACCAGCCCAACTCACATTCTATCCCCAAGGTGATTCTATCAAACACCGCCGGAAATAGTCCTGTCATCATCTCAGGATCACTGCCTCAATCACCCAACTCAGGTCCTTCATCACCCAGCGATCAAAACACACTGCATCCCGAAGCTTTATCAACATTGCCAAGTCCTCAAATGGAACCAgagaagctcgaggctgcTCGACCCATGGAAACAGAACCCGAGGAAAGATCAACTCTTCTATCCGAGGCTAGAAAGGGTTATGCCTCACTCGAAAAGGCTTATGGGTGGCTGCAAGAGACGTTCCCAACAGTCATGGCCGTCATGGCGCATCTTCCATTCGCACTAGTGCCCTTTGCTTTCGCCATGTTTGTGCTAGTCCAGGCACTAGTAAGTAAGGGATGGGTCAACGTCTTTGCCTATGGTTGGTATCATTGGTCCAAGCGTACTGGCACAGTTGGAAGTATCGGAGGAATGGGCTTCCTTTCGTGTGTCTTGTCCAAC TTCTCTGGCACTAATATTGGCACCACTATTCTGCTATCACGCATCATCCAAGCTTGGAAAGAAATCAACTGCCACGACGCCcaactcatcagcaacagAACATACTGGGGTACGATCTACAGTATGGCCGTCGGAGTCAACTACGGAGCATTCAGCACGGCCTTTAGCGCATCACTAGCCGGTCTTCTCTGGAGAGATATCCTTGCCCGAAAGCACATTCACGTGAAGAGTCACGAATTCGCACGCGTCAACTTCCCCATCATTGCGATCTCGATGGCTGTTGGCTGTCTGATACTGGTGGGAGAGGTCTACATCGTGAGGGACAACTCACCATACTCCACATTTGAAAAGGCTTGCCcgaataattaa